The sequence GCGTCCTGCGCCAGCGCCGGCAGGGCCAGCAGCAAGGCCGCCCCGATTGTTCCTATCCCCCAAAACGTCCGCTTCATTGAGTGTTCTCCAGCCTACGTCCTTCCGGCTGACGGTCGGCAGCCGCCCTGTCGGCACCGGCACGAACCGCCCTTCGCCCCGGTCCAAGCAAGTGTCGTGCCGATTTTGCCGGAGTGAGCGAAGGCGAGCCTCTTCATCGACGAGCAGATCATGGCTGGTCAAATTTTAGGCAATGAATGCAGCGCTGACGAAAATTTGGACAGCATCGTGGCGGATGCCTTCCTGCGGCCGCTGCGCTAGGGTGCCGCGCCCTTAGCCAGAGTGCCGCCATGAGCAAGACCGTCAGCCAGATTCCGCTGCCCTCTCCCAGCCCCGGGACCAGCCGCACCGTGACCGTGCACCGCTACGGCCGGCCCGGAGCGCGCCCCAAGGCCTATGTCCAGGCCGGGCTGCACGCCGACGAGCTGCCGGGCATGCTGGCCGCCCATCATCTGCTGCGCCGCCTGGACGCGCTGGACGCCGCCGGGGCGATCGAAGGCGAGATCGTGGTGGTGCCCGCCGCCAACCCGATCGGGCTGTCGCAGTCGGTGCTGGAGTATCATGTCGGCCGCTTCGCCCTGGATGGCCGCGGCAACTTCAACCGCCACTACCCGGACCTGGCCCCGATCGTGGCGCCGCGCATCGCCGGGCAACTAACCGGCGACGCCGACCGCAACGTCCGGCTGGTGCGCGCTGCCCTGCTGGCGGCGCTGGCGGAGCAGCAGCCGGTCGACGAGACCGGCGCCCTGCGCAAGACGCTGCTGGGCCTGTCGATCGACGCCGATCTCGTGCTGGACCTGCATTGCGACAACCGGGCGCCGGTGCATGTCTATCTCGGCACTCCGCTGTGGCCGGACGCCGAGGACCTGGCCTGCGAGTTCGGGGCCGAGGCGGTGCTGCTGGGCGAGGAATCCGGCGACAACCCGTTCGACGAGGCGAATTCGGCGCCGTGGTGGATCCTGCGCCGGCTGCTCGGCGACGAGCATCCGCTGCCGCCCGCCTGCCTGGCGGCGACGATCGAGTTGCGCGGCCAGGCCAATGTCGACGACGACACGGCCGGGGCCGACGCCGACGCGCTGATCCGCTTCCTGCAGCGCCGCGGCGTGCTGGCCGGCGACCCCGGCCCGCTGCCCGCGGCGCGGTGCGACGCCACGCCGCTGGCCGGCAACGAGATGCTGCGCGCCCCGGTCG comes from Inquilinus sp. Marseille-Q2685 and encodes:
- a CDS encoding succinylglutamate desuccinylase/aspartoacylase family protein, which codes for MSKTVSQIPLPSPSPGTSRTVTVHRYGRPGARPKAYVQAGLHADELPGMLAAHHLLRRLDALDAAGAIEGEIVVVPAANPIGLSQSVLEYHVGRFALDGRGNFNRHYPDLAPIVAPRIAGQLTGDADRNVRLVRAALLAALAEQQPVDETGALRKTLLGLSIDADLVLDLHCDNRAPVHVYLGTPLWPDAEDLACEFGAEAVLLGEESGDNPFDEANSAPWWILRRLLGDEHPLPPACLAATIELRGQANVDDDTAGADADALIRFLQRRGVLAGDPGPLPAARCDATPLAGNEMLRAPVAGIVTYSRPLGARLRRGEHVADIVDPTADPAQGRTPLHAGVDGVLWSQCLHRLVRPGDIVAKIAGAEPIEGRGAILLTT